The nucleotide sequence GAACGACCTTTGACTCCACCGAATGCTGAGCCTCTCCAGACACGGCCTGTCACTAGTTGGAAAGGACGTGTACTGATTTCCTGGCCTGCACCAGCTACCCCAATGATAATCGATTGACCCCAACCCTTGTGACAACATTCTAGCGCAGAGCGCATAAGCTGAACGTTCCCTACACACTCAAAGGAGTAGTCCACCCCACCATCTGTCAGATCCACAAGCACTTGTTGGATGGGCTTATCATAATCTTTAGGATTGACAAAATCTGTGGCCCCCATCTGCCTTGCGAAGTTTTCTTTGTCAGGATTTATGTCAACGGCGATAATCCTCTCAGCTTGAGCGTGTGCCGCACCCTGGATTGCACCCAAGCCTACTCCTCCTAGTCCAAACACTGCCACAGTTGATCCTGCCTCTACTTTTGCAGTGTTCATCACTGCGCCAATTCCAGTAGTGATCCCACAACCTAATAAACAAACTTTTCCCAGTGGTGCCGCCTTACTAATTTTTGCAACAGATATTTCAGGCAAAACTGTATATTCAGAAAAAGTTGAGGTCCCCATATAGTGGAAAAGTGTTTTCCCTTTGGACGAAAATCTGGAGGTGCTATCAGGCATTAGTCCTTGACCCTGCGTAATGCGGATTGCTTGGCAAAGATTGGTTTTTCCTGATTTGCAGAACTTGCACTCGCCACATTCTGGGACATACAGGGGGATGACATGATCCCCAACACTAACGCTACTGACACCAGCTCCAACTTCCTCCACGATGGCGCCACCTTCGTGGCCCAATATAGAAGGAAATAGTCCCTCTGGGTCATCCCCTGAGAGCGTGTAGGCATCTGTATGACAAACCCCCGTTGCCACATTTCGAATTAAAATTTCACCTTCCCTAGGGCCATCTAAATCTACTTCTGTGACTTCCAAAGGTTGGCCTGCTTCCCAAGCAACGGCTGCTCTAGTTTTCATTTGAACCCTTTCACGTTGATAATTTAGAGAAATATTTCAATTGGAGCATGATGAATTTTCTCTAAATCTTGATGCTGCATATGAGTTGATTTCAAACAATCTTTTATTTTGGTTTCTAAACTGAGCCTGATAATAGGTGTCTGAGTGACTACAAGCAAGAATTTTGGCTTAATTGGGATTTTACGATTACCTATTGCTTACAAAGGTTTTGTTTTAAAAACTTATTTGTTCTGTAAAATCAATCACTCTAAGATTCAGAAAACTTGTGATCGAACTATAAATCACTTAGGGATTGTTCCATTCAATAATTTTTTAGTTTGGGGAAATTAGATGTCCAGAGAGTTTGATCATCAGAAAAATGTTAAGAAATATGATGGCCCTGCAGCAGGATGGGGTGCTCTCTTGGCGAGTGTCCAGATAGTAAACCAGGAGAAGGCAATCAACGCAATCCCAGCGTTGATGAAGATGAATCAACCTTCAGGCTTTGATTGCCCAGGATGTGCCTGGCCAGAGCCTGGAAAAACATCTATCACAGAGTTTTGTGAAAATGGGGTTAAAGCGATAGCTGCAGAGTCTACCAGCAAGCGCGTTAGCAGAGATTTTTTTGAGAGCCATACAGTAGAATCTCTGAGATCTTGGTCTGACTATGATTTGGAACAGCAAGGCCGATTGACCGAACCAATGGCTTATGATGAACAAACTGACCGATACACCCCAGTCAGTTGGGATAACGCATTCGAATTGATAGGAGGACAACTACATACCTTGGAAAGTCCGAACCATGCAGTCTTCTACACCTCTGGGCGAACCAGTAACGAAGCTGCCTTTCTATGGCAACTCTTTGGCAGAACACTTGGTACAAACAATTTTCCAGACTGTTCAAATATGTGCCATGAGTCGAGTGGAGTAGCTCTAACCGAGTCAATAGGCATTGGTAAGGGTACCGTTCAACTGGAGGACTTCGAGGAGGCAGACTTGATCTTTGTGATCGGTCAGAATCCAGGTACTAACCATCCAAGGATGCTATCAGTGCTTCAGCAGGCTGCTCGTAGGGGGTGCCAGATCGTAACATTTAATCCAATCCTGGAACGTGGGCTTGAAAAGTTTATTCATCCCCAGGAAGCCCTGCAAATGTTGACAGGCACCTCTTCACCCATCTCCACTCACTACCTCCAGCCAATGATTGGAGGTGATTTGGCTTTGCTTCAGGGCTTGATAAAGGCTGTTCTTGCAGCAGAAGAAAATCAGAAAAACGTCCTGGACAAAGAATTTCTTGAAAATCACACATCTGGCTTTACCAATCTGAAAGATGAAATTGGAAAAACAGATTGGACAGTTATTGAATCTGAATCAGGTCTTTCCAGAACCCAGATCGAAGAAGTTGCATCCCTTTATTGTAGTTCTCAACGAGTCATTGCCTGCTGGGCCATGGGACTCACGCAACAGAAGCATGCCGTCTCTACGATTCAGTATATTGTAAATCTATTGCTTCTGCGTGGAAATATTGGGAGGCCAGGTGCAGGTGTTTGTCCAGTTAGAGGGCACAGTAACGTCCAAGGCGATCGGACAGTTGGAATCACTGAGCACCCAAGCGAGTCTTTCCTAAAAAATCTGGATCATCAGTTTGGGATATCCTCTCCTAGAAATTCAGGTTTTAACACGGTCCAAACCATTCAAGCGATGGAGTCAGAAAGTGTAAGGGTATTCATGGCAATGGGGGGGAATTTTGCCAGAGCTACCCCAGATAGCTTAAGAACTGAGGAGGGGCTAAAGAAATGTGATTTGACTGTGCAGGTTACAACAAAGCTGAACAGATCTCATTTGGCTCATGGGAAAAAGGCACTGATTTTACCTTGTTTGGGTCGTTCAGAGTTGGATGTTCAAGCTTCTGGGGAACAGTCTGTGACAGTTGAGGACTCAATGGGGGCGGTTCATGCTTCTAAAGGAAGAAACCAGCCAGCTTCTAGCCATCTGAAGTCAGAAGTAGCCATCGTGGCAGGTATGGCGAAGGTGACGTTCCCAGAGAACAAAAAAATGTGGACAGCACTTCAGGATGACTATCGATTGATTAGGAATAAGATCGAGGCAGTGCTGCCAGAATTATTTTCAGATTATAATAGAAAAATAAACCAACCAGGTGGTTTCCGACTTTTTAATTCAGCAGCTTCAAGAAAATGGAACACAAAAACTGGGAAAGCTCTCCTTGCTGCTAAACCTTTACCAATTCTCGAGTTACCTACGGGCCAATTAAGACTGATGACGATTCGTTCACATGACCAATATAATACAACAATATACGGAATGAATGACCGCTATCGAGGGATTTTTGGAACTCGCAAGGTCATACTCATGAACTCCAAAGACATGGAATCTTTAGGACTTGATCAGGGTCAAAAAGTTGTCATCCAAAGTCACATGGAAGACGGTAGGAAACGTCAAGTTTCTGGATTTCATGCCGTGCGTTATAATATTCCACAAGGATGTGCAGCATCATATTTCCCAGAAACAAATGAATTGATTGCCGTTGAATATTGCGCTGATAGGAGTTTTACCCCAATTTCAAAGTTGGTTCCTGTGACTGTTCACAAATCGACTGATTAAACTGTATTTTCATGAGGAGTGATGAAGAAGCAAATATTAATTACTGGGGGTGGTACTGGGATTGGGAGGGCGCTTGCGGAGAGATTTGCTGATAAAGGTTGGCGGGTAACGATTGCAGGTCGACGTTCAGAGCTTTTGAAGGAAGTGGCTCAAAAATACCCAGATAAGATAACGTTCATTTCAGCAGATGTTGGGAAGATTCAAGATCGTCAAAAGATAGTTGCTGAAGCAAAGGGGACCTTGGATTTGTTGGTACATAATGCTGCTGTCTTAGGTCCTGTAGGGCCAATACTGGACCAAAGTCCAGAGGACTGGCGAACACACATGGCAATTAACGTTGAGGGGCCTTTGTTTTTGACGCAAGCTCTACTGCCAGAACTAGTTGAGAATAGTCGAGTGGTTCATATTTCTAGTGGGGCTGCTCATCAAGGTATACCTGGATGGGGAATGTATTGTACCTCTAAAGCTGCGTTATTAATGTTGGGACAATTGCTCAAAGATGAACTGGCACAAAGAAACATTTGGTTTGGAAGTGTGCGACCTGGAATTGTGGATACCCCGATGCAGGCGGAAATCCGTGCTCTTGAACCAGAAAGCTTTCCGATGGTTGAACAATTTCGACAATACAAAGCTACTGGAGCCTTGGTGACATCTGAGCTTGTTGCGCAGTATCTAGAGTGGCTACTACTGGAAGTTCCTGGGCCACAATTAGGTGAACGAGAGTGGGATATTAGAGATACTGAGTGGCAATCTGCTTGGCAAAAGTTGGCGTGATTTGCCTGTTAAAGATATTTTTATAAGCCCAGAAACACTGCAATTTATGTCAAAACCTGAATCATTCCCATCTGATTGCTGATTAGCTTAGCTAAAGACCCATGAGATAAATTGTTTAAGCAGCCAGTTCTGCCTTCAAATCTCCCAATTCTGCACCACCGGCCATCAATTTCTTGATTTCATCTCCCTCAAGTTCTTGAGCTGTTCCTCTACCAATCACTTCCCCAAGGCTGAGAAATGTGAATCGGTCAGCAATCAGTTGGGCATGAATTTCATTGTGAGTGATAAGTATGATAGCAATATTCCCGAGCTTTTGGACAGTCCGAATGGTTTTTAAAACCTCCATTTGTTGTTTTTGACCCAGAGCTGAAGTGGGCTCATCTAGGATTAAGATCTTTGCCCCAAAATAGATTGCCCTTGCGATAGCCAGAGTCTGTCGTTGTCCTCCTGACATAGTCCCGACAGGTTGATCTGGATTTGAGATGTGAATCCCAATCTTTTTCATCTCTGCAATCGTAATTGCGTTCATTTCCTTCATTTGCAACAGTCCAAACGGTCCCAATCCCTTTTTAATCTCCCTGCCCAAAAAGAAATTCCTGGTCACAGAAGCCAAAGGGTTTAAAGCTAGATCCTGATAAACGGTACCTATACCTGCGTCAGAAGCCTCTCGAGGAGACTGAAATTTGACGATTTTTCCGTCAACCTTGATCTCACCACTGCTCGGTGGATGAATACCGGAGAGCGCCTTGATCAGCGTTGACTTGCCTGCCCCATTGTCACCAAGGAGGGCATGTACTTCTCCAGGATAGACATCAAGATCAATTCCGTTGAGGGCGGTAAAACTACCAAATCTTTTGACGAGTTTTCTTACCTCAATCAAAGGTTTTAGATCATTCATAGCTACACACTCCCAATGATTCGTTTACGAATATTTTCGTTTGTAAGTGCAGCACTTACTAGAACTGCTCCCAAGAAGACTCTGTAGAATGAGCCATCGACTCCTGGAATATAGAAAAAGGCCTCTTTCGCAATCCCGAAGATAACTGTACCGAGCAAAATCCCTAGAATGGTCCCAAATCCTCCTGTCAGTACAACTCCTCCAATTACAGCAGCAGCTATGGCTTCTAGTTCTTTCAGATTCCCTTTAGCTGTGTCTGCGGTGTTCACCTCAAAAACCTGGCAGGCAGCAAACATCGTAGCGCAAAAAGCTGTGAACACAAACAGTGATATCTTCACACGATTCGTCGGAACCCCATTAGCTCTGGCAGCGCTGAGATTACCACCGGTAGAATAAATCCAATTTCCTGCCTGAGTTTTACTCAGGACGATGTAACAGAATAAAGCCATAATCAGCCAAATCATTACGCAA is from SAR324 cluster bacterium and encodes:
- a CDS encoding FdhF/YdeP family oxidoreductase — its product is MSREFDHQKNVKKYDGPAAGWGALLASVQIVNQEKAINAIPALMKMNQPSGFDCPGCAWPEPGKTSITEFCENGVKAIAAESTSKRVSRDFFESHTVESLRSWSDYDLEQQGRLTEPMAYDEQTDRYTPVSWDNAFELIGGQLHTLESPNHAVFYTSGRTSNEAAFLWQLFGRTLGTNNFPDCSNMCHESSGVALTESIGIGKGTVQLEDFEEADLIFVIGQNPGTNHPRMLSVLQQAARRGCQIVTFNPILERGLEKFIHPQEALQMLTGTSSPISTHYLQPMIGGDLALLQGLIKAVLAAEENQKNVLDKEFLENHTSGFTNLKDEIGKTDWTVIESESGLSRTQIEEVASLYCSSQRVIACWAMGLTQQKHAVSTIQYIVNLLLLRGNIGRPGAGVCPVRGHSNVQGDRTVGITEHPSESFLKNLDHQFGISSPRNSGFNTVQTIQAMESESVRVFMAMGGNFARATPDSLRTEEGLKKCDLTVQVTTKLNRSHLAHGKKALILPCLGRSELDVQASGEQSVTVEDSMGAVHASKGRNQPASSHLKSEVAIVAGMAKVTFPENKKMWTALQDDYRLIRNKIEAVLPELFSDYNRKINQPGGFRLFNSAASRKWNTKTGKALLAAKPLPILELPTGQLRLMTIRSHDQYNTTIYGMNDRYRGIFGTRKVILMNSKDMESLGLDQGQKVVIQSHMEDGRKRQVSGFHAVRYNIPQGCAASYFPETNELIAVEYCADRSFTPISKLVPVTVHKSTD
- a CDS encoding S-(hydroxymethyl)glutathione dehydrogenase/class III alcohol dehydrogenase, with translation MKTRAAVAWEAGQPLEVTEVDLDGPREGEILIRNVATGVCHTDAYTLSGDDPEGLFPSILGHEGGAIVEEVGAGVSSVSVGDHVIPLYVPECGECKFCKSGKTNLCQAIRITQGQGLMPDSTSRFSSKGKTLFHYMGTSTFSEYTVLPEISVAKISKAAPLGKVCLLGCGITTGIGAVMNTAKVEAGSTVAVFGLGGVGLGAIQGAAHAQAERIIAVDINPDKENFARQMGATDFVNPKDYDKPIQQVLVDLTDGGVDYSFECVGNVQLMRSALECCHKGWGQSIIIGVAGAGQEISTRPFQLVTGRVWRGSAFGGVKGRSQLPGYVDLYLEGKLKVDEFVTFTMPLEEINNAFDLMHEGKSIRSVIQY
- a CDS encoding ATP-binding cassette domain-containing protein, which gives rise to MNDLKPLIEVRKLVKRFGSFTALNGIDLDVYPGEVHALLGDNGAGKSTLIKALSGIHPPSSGEIKVDGKIVKFQSPREASDAGIGTVYQDLALNPLASVTRNFFLGREIKKGLGPFGLLQMKEMNAITIAEMKKIGIHISNPDQPVGTMSGGQRQTLAIARAIYFGAKILILDEPTSALGQKQQMEVLKTIRTVQKLGNIAIILITHNEIHAQLIADRFTFLSLGEVIGRGTAQELEGDEIKKLMAGGAELGDLKAELAA
- a CDS encoding SDR family NAD(P)-dependent oxidoreductase yields the protein MKKQILITGGGTGIGRALAERFADKGWRVTIAGRRSELLKEVAQKYPDKITFISADVGKIQDRQKIVAEAKGTLDLLVHNAAVLGPVGPILDQSPEDWRTHMAINVEGPLFLTQALLPELVENSRVVHISSGAAHQGIPGWGMYCTSKAALLMLGQLLKDELAQRNIWFGSVRPGIVDTPMQAEIRALEPESFPMVEQFRQYKATGALVTSELVAQYLEWLLLEVPGPQLGEREWDIRDTEWQSAWQKLA